One window of Sulfuricaulis sp. genomic DNA carries:
- a CDS encoding DUF4112 domain-containing protein yields MPPADAPPRRPADVRMRVHRLARLMDSSIRLPGGFRIGVDGLIGLVPVVGDLATAGASFYIVAQAARAGVPASALARMVLNVALDAVAGAIPVLGDVFDVAFKANLRNARLMDAYLDRSAPR; encoded by the coding sequence ATGCCGCCGGCTGACGCGCCGCCGCGCCGGCCTGCCGACGTGCGCATGCGCGTGCACCGGCTCGCGCGTCTGATGGACAGTTCGATCCGTCTGCCCGGCGGTTTCCGCATCGGGGTCGACGGGCTCATCGGGCTGGTCCCGGTGGTCGGCGATCTCGCGACGGCCGGGGCGTCGTTCTACATCGTCGCGCAGGCGGCGCGCGCGGGTGTGCCCGCCAGCGCGCTCGCGCGCATGGTGCTGAACGTCGCGCTGGATGCCGTGGCCGGCGCGATCCCGGTGCTCGGGGACGTGTTCGATGTCGCGTTCAAGGCTAATCTGCGCAACGCCAGGCTAATGGATGCGTATCTGGATCGAAGCGCACCGCGCTGA